The DNA sequence CACAGGCTGCGGGCGACCACACGCGCGCGTTGCGCATACACCTCGAACTCATGCCTCTCATGAAGGCGCTGTTCATGACCTCGAACCCCATCATGGTCAAGGAAGCGCTCCGCCTCCTTGGCTATCCCGTTGGAACGGTGCGACTGCCGCTCGTGCCGCCTACCGCCGAACAGACCGCCGAACTCGAACGCGTCATGCGCGGAGTCGGCGTGCTCGCCTGACCATCTATCGACCGAAGTCGTCGCGCTGATGCGCGGCGCGCCAATAGAACCTGGGTCTCGCCTGAGACCCCGACAGAAGGAGCTATGGACAGACTCATATGACTCATAAGAAGACGCGCCTGCGCGTCATACCCCTCGGGGGTCTTGACGAGATAGGCAAGAACATGACCGTGTTCGAGTACGGAAACGACATGGTCGTGATCGACGCGGGGATCATGTTTCCCGACGAAGATCATCCCGGCGTCGACCTCATACTCCCGGACTTCAGCTACATCGTTAAGCGCAAGGACAAGCTCCGCGGCATCATCATCACGCACGGTCATGAGGACCACACCGGTTCTCTCCCATATCTGCTGAAAGACCTCGGGCCCGGAGTGCCGATCCTCGGCACGAAGCTTACCCTGGGACTCATCAAAGGCAAACTCGACGAGCATGGCATCAAGAAGCCCAAGCTTCGCGAGATCAAGGCCGGCGGACACGTCAATCTTGGAGTGTTCGGCTTCGACTTCATCCCCGTGAACCACTCGATTCCCGACGGAGTCGCGGTCCTCATACACACGCCCGTCGGAAACATCCTGCATACGGGGGACTTCAAGCTCGATCAGACGCCGATCGACGGCCGTCTTACCGATTACCAGGCGATTGCGCGCGCGGGCAAACAGGGGGTCACGCTGCTGATGAGTGACTCCACCAACGCGGAGACATCTGGAATCACCCGGTCGGAAGCCGAAGTCGGGCGCTCGCTGCGCGACCTGTTTGCCGAGGCCGACCAGCGCATCATCGTGGCGTCGTTCTCGAGTCACATCCACCGCGTTCAGCAGGTATGTGACGCCGCGGTGAAGTGCGGACGGAAGGTCGTTGTCACCGGCCGATCGATGGTCAACAACACCAAGATCGCACGCCAGCTCGGCTATCTCGACATCGCGGACGAAGACATCGTTGACGCCTTCCAGATGGGCGACCTGCCCGCCGAGAAGGTATGTGTCCTCTCCACCGGCAGTCAAGGAGAGCCCCTGTCGGCCCTGGCACGCATGGCCAACGGCGACCACCGCACCGTGACCGTCGAGAAGGGCGATACGGTAGTCATCGCCGCCTCTCCTGTACCCGGCAACGAGAAGGCGGTCGGCCGCGTCATCAACCGCCTCGCCAAGGCCGGCGCCCACGTCAAGCATCGCGGTTCTCACTTCGTGCACGTGTCCGGACACGGGGCGTCCGAAGAGCTCAAGCTCATGCTCAATATGGTCAAACCGCAGTACTTCATGCCGATTCACGGCGAGAGCCGCCACCTGCGAGCCCATGCTGACCTTGCGATGGCAGTCGGTATCGAGGAGCGCGACATCTTCATCATGGAGAACGGCACCTGCCTCGAGCTCAGCGAGAAAGGGGCCCGGCTGGCCGAGCGCGTCGACTCCGGTGTCGTCTACGTCGATGGCCTGTCAGTCGGCGACGTAGGCCAGGTCGTTCTCAGAGACCGCCAGCTCCTGGCTCGCGACGGCATCGCCACCATCATCATCGCGATCGATGACGCCAACGGTCGGCCGGTGGGCGAGCCCGAGCTCGTCACGCGCGGCATCGTCTTTGGCGCAGAGGGCGACGAACTGCTCGACGAGGCCCGTGCCCGCATCGCCAAGACCCTCGCCAAGACCGCCAAGGAGGGCGTCACCGACCACGCGGTCATCAAGAACGCCGTCCGTGAGTCGCTGTCCCAGTTCATGTGGGAGCGCGTCCGGCGTCGTCCGATGATCATCCCAGTGGTCATGGAGGTCTAGTGGAGGTTCTGCAAGCCACCATTCTCGGCGTGGTGCAGGGCCTCGCCGAGTTCCTTCCGATATCGTCTTCCGGCCACTTGAAGCTGATCCATGAGGGTCTGGGGTGGAGTGACTTCGGTCTTGCGTACGACACGTTTCTGCACGTCGCCACGCTTCTTGCGGTAGCGGTCTACTTCAGGTCGGACTTGGTTCGCATGGCGCGCTCGGCCTTCTCGAGCGAACCGACCCGGGCCGACGACCGGCGTCTGGCGTGGCTGGTCGTGGCCGCCACCGTCCCCACCGGCGTGATCGGACTCGTCGGGAACGGCTGGTTCGAGGACGCGTCACTACTGTGGATCGGCGTGGCCTTCCTCCTGACCTCCGTCGTGCTCATTGCGGCCGACCGGCTCTCCAGAAGCGTCGCCCCTCCTGCGGAGCGGCTCGGTTGGGGTCGTGGCCTGCTCGTGGGCGTTGCCCAGGGACTCGCGATCATGCCCGGGCTCTCACGCTCCGGCGCGACCATGTCAGCGGGTATGGCACTTGGTCTGGACCGGGAACAAGCGGCCCGGTTCTCCTTTCTGCTCTCCGTCCCGATCATCTTGCTCGCAGCCGTCAAGCAGGGGATCGATGTCCTTGGCGATGCGCAGACGTTGCCGTCACTTCCAGCCGTCTTGGCCGGATTCATCGCTGCAGCCCTCACTGGCTACGTAGCCATCGCACTACTCATGCGCCTGCTGCGGAACCACACGTTTCTGCCCTTCGCGGTCTACACGGCATTGCTGGGCTCTGCCGTGATAGTCTGGCAACTGGCAGGCTGACGTGACAGGGAAGCGTATGTCCAAGAAGCGCAGCACAAGTACCCCTAGTGGTCGCCGGCCGTCGGGGCCTGCGGCCCGTCCCGCCGCCGCACCGCTCATCGACGGCGAGCTCAAAGGGGAGATCATAGGCGTTGCTCTCTCCGCTTCCGCCATCGCCCTCGCGATCGCGGTGCTTACCGAGAGCACCGGTATCCTTGGCCGCGCCGTGTCCTCATTCTTGCGCATGGGCTTCGGGATCGGCGCATACGCCATCCCGGTCGTACTCCTGCTGTGGGGCGTCAGCTTCTTCGTCCACGCATTCGCGATCAGCGAGCGGCGCGTCGGAATCGGCCTCGGCGTCGTGCTCATGTCCTCGGTATCGCTCGCGGCGGTCTCCGCGCCGGTAGCGACGCAGTGGGACCGAGTCGTGGTCGAAACCCTCGGGGGGTATCTCGGCGGCGGCATCGCCTGGGCGCTACGCTCGCTCGTCGGTGTGTCAATCGCATACGTCATCCTGGGTGCAGGCGTGCTCATCGGCCTTGTGATCACAGGACTCTCCATCGCGTCGGTCTTCGATTGGGTCGCAGAGACCATCCGTCCCATGCCGGAAGAGGGTCCACAACCACGTCAGGCACGAGAGCGGTCGCCAAAGACCCTGCCGCTCGAGGACCTGGACGACTCCATGCTCCCCGACATCGCACGCTCGAGGCCCGTGGACCGCAAGCAGCGCGAGGCTGGCCAAGGAGACCCGGAACGCAGGCGGGAGACCGTCCCGACACCTCCGGCAGCTGCGCCTCGCCGGATGGAAGGTTTCGAGCTGCCCCCGGCGTCGATCCTCGCGGTGACCTCGGAGCCCGCCGGCCGCCACCGTGCGTCAGACCGCGAACTCAAGATCACCGCGACACTCATCGAGGACACGCTTGCGACCTTCGACGTTCCGGCTCACGTCAGGAACTGGATATCCGGCCCTACGGTCACGATGTTCGAGCTGGAGCTCCCGCGCGGTGTCAAGGTCAACCGCGTGACCACGCTGGCCGACGACCTCGCGCTCGCGCTCGCAGCGCCGACCGTGCGCATCCTGGCGCCGATCCCGGGCAAGTCGCTGGTCGGCATCGAGGTGCCCAACGAGCGGCGCTCGACCGTCACTCTCGGCGACGTCCTACCCGCTCCGGCAGCGCACGAGGGCGGCCCGCTTCTCCTTGGAATCGGAATGGACGTGTCGGGGGACAACATCCTCGCAGATCTCGCGACCATGCCCCATCTGCTCATCGCGGGCTCCACCGGCACCGGCAAGTCGGTGTGCATCAACGCGCTGCTCACGTCAATCTTGATGCGCGCCACCCCCGCCGAAGTGCGCCTCATTCTCATCGATCCCAAGCGCATCGAGCTGTCGCTCTACAACGGAGTACCGCACCTCTACGTCCCCGTCGTGACCGAAGCCAAGGAGGCCGCCAGCGCACTCGCGTGGGCCGTGAGCGAGATGGACTCGCGCCTCAAGCGGCTGCAGAAGGCCGGCGCGCGCAACATCGGCTCCTACAACTCACTCGTTCAGCAGGACAAGGCCCCTGAGGGTGACGAGGAGATGCCCTACATAGTCATCGTGATCGACGAGCTTGCCGACCTCATGATGGTGGCCGCCAAGGAGGTCGAAGACTCGATCTGCAGGCTCGCCCAGCTAGCTCGTGCCGCCGGCATCCATCTCATCGTCGCCACTCAGCGACCGAGCACCGACATCATCACCGGCCTCATCAAGACCAACATCACCAACCGCATCGCGTTCGCCGTGGGCAGCAGCATCGACTCGCGTGTCATCCTGGACCAGACGGGCGCCGAGAAGCTCGTCGGCCTAGGCGACATGCTCTTTACGACCCCGGCACTCGTCAAACCCAAGCGTATCCAGGGTGCGTACGTCTCCGAAGGCGAGATCTCAGCTGCGGTAGCACACCTCAAGGCCCAGGCGGAACCCGACTACCACGAAGAGATACTCCATCTCAAACTCGCCGCGACCGGCGGGGGAGTGGACATGGGCGGTGGGGACGACGACCCGCTCATCTGGGAAGCTGCCGACATCGTGGTCACCTCGGGCATGGGTTCGACATCGCTTCTCCAGCGCCGTCTCAAGGTCGGATACGCCCGCGCAGGCCGTATCATGGACATGCTTGAGTCTAAGGGTATCGTAGGCGCACCTGACGGCAGCAGGCCGAGG is a window from the Actinomycetota bacterium genome containing:
- a CDS encoding DNA translocase FtsK 4TM domain-containing protein, with product MSKKRSTSTPSGRRPSGPAARPAAAPLIDGELKGEIIGVALSASAIALAIAVLTESTGILGRAVSSFLRMGFGIGAYAIPVVLLLWGVSFFVHAFAISERRVGIGLGVVLMSSVSLAAVSAPVATQWDRVVVETLGGYLGGGIAWALRSLVGVSIAYVILGAGVLIGLVITGLSIASVFDWVAETIRPMPEEGPQPRQARERSPKTLPLEDLDDSMLPDIARSRPVDRKQREAGQGDPERRRETVPTPPAAAPRRMEGFELPPASILAVTSEPAGRHRASDRELKITATLIEDTLATFDVPAHVRNWISGPTVTMFELELPRGVKVNRVTTLADDLALALAAPTVRILAPIPGKSLVGIEVPNERRSTVTLGDVLPAPAAHEGGPLLLGIGMDVSGDNILADLATMPHLLIAGSTGTGKSVCINALLTSILMRATPAEVRLILIDPKRIELSLYNGVPHLYVPVVTEAKEAASALAWAVSEMDSRLKRLQKAGARNIGSYNSLVQQDKAPEGDEEMPYIVIVIDELADLMMVAAKEVEDSICRLAQLARAAGIHLIVATQRPSTDIITGLIKTNITNRIAFAVGSSIDSRVILDQTGAEKLVGLGDMLFTTPALVKPKRIQGAYVSEGEISAAVAHLKAQAEPDYHEEILHLKLAATGGGVDMGGGDDDPLIWEAADIVVTSGMGSTSLLQRRLKVGYARAGRIMDMLESKGIVGAPDGSRPRDVFVDIEDLESLKAFERHDRTGEDGDE
- the uppP gene encoding undecaprenyl-diphosphatase UppP; translated protein: MEVLQATILGVVQGLAEFLPISSSGHLKLIHEGLGWSDFGLAYDTFLHVATLLAVAVYFRSDLVRMARSAFSSEPTRADDRRLAWLVVAATVPTGVIGLVGNGWFEDASLLWIGVAFLLTSVVLIAADRLSRSVAPPAERLGWGRGLLVGVAQGLAIMPGLSRSGATMSAGMALGLDREQAARFSFLLSVPIILLAAVKQGIDVLGDAQTLPSLPAVLAGFIAAALTGYVAIALLMRLLRNHTFLPFAVYTALLGSAVIVWQLAG
- a CDS encoding ribonuclease J, which gives rise to MTHKKTRLRVIPLGGLDEIGKNMTVFEYGNDMVVIDAGIMFPDEDHPGVDLILPDFSYIVKRKDKLRGIIITHGHEDHTGSLPYLLKDLGPGVPILGTKLTLGLIKGKLDEHGIKKPKLREIKAGGHVNLGVFGFDFIPVNHSIPDGVAVLIHTPVGNILHTGDFKLDQTPIDGRLTDYQAIARAGKQGVTLLMSDSTNAETSGITRSEAEVGRSLRDLFAEADQRIIVASFSSHIHRVQQVCDAAVKCGRKVVVTGRSMVNNTKIARQLGYLDIADEDIVDAFQMGDLPAEKVCVLSTGSQGEPLSALARMANGDHRTVTVEKGDTVVIAASPVPGNEKAVGRVINRLAKAGAHVKHRGSHFVHVSGHGASEELKLMLNMVKPQYFMPIHGESRHLRAHADLAMAVGIEERDIFIMENGTCLELSEKGARLAERVDSGVVYVDGLSVGDVGQVVLRDRQLLARDGIATIIIAIDDANGRPVGEPELVTRGIVFGAEGDELLDEARARIAKTLAKTAKEGVTDHAVIKNAVRESLSQFMWERVRRRPMIIPVVMEV